AGCATTGATAGAACAACACATATTAACATAATGACCAGTAAAAATCGATTTAACTGATCATTCCCGTATCTTCCCTGCATAAAGCGATATAGCTTTTCTCTCAATCATTTCACCCCTTCCTGGCTGTCACATGAATCACCTGTATATGAAGAGTTTCACATGCAAAACTTTCTATACAATAAAAATCACTTGCTGATTATTATAATATAAGCTTAATCCCGGTGTAATACAATTAAGAAAATCTATAATATATAAAATTTATGTAAAGCATATTATTTAATCCAGATACTGTGCGTTCTTCGGGATTGTACTATAAGCTTTTTTAAATGCTCTGGAAAATGTAGAATAATTCTTAAAGCCGCTTTGAAAGCAGGCCTCTGTAACCGTACAACCGTTTCGTAATAAATTCTTAGCAAGAAGCAGACGCTTCTCCGTAATATAATTTCCTATTGTATATCCAGTCTCTTCCTTGAAATAGTGCATCAGGTAGTATCGGTTCAGGAAGAAGTGCTCTGACAAATGATCAATCGTAATATCCCGGGTTATGTTTTCATTGATATATTCTATCATGTGAAGCAGCTTCGAGTTCCCTAAACTTGCATCAAGATAATTAATATGATTAGAAATGACGGTTCGATTGAGCTGAATCATAAACTCCAAAAAGAGTATTTTCTGATAAAGTTCCTTGGCAAATGCATTATCTGAAAAGGAATATTCTAATTCCTTACACACCTGGTAAAGCTTACTTTTGTCAAGGGAGGTCACTCTAAGTACATTGGAATGTTCATTTTTTGCCCGTTCAAAGCAATTATTCAGATCACTGTCCTTTTCTGAATAGGAGTCCAGGAACTTGGTAGACACATAGATAATAATTCTTTCATATTCCGAATCGTCCAGCACAGCCGGTCTATGAATTTCTCCGGCATTTACCAGCACGATATCATAAGGCTTTAGCAAATAGCTTTTACCTTCAATGGTATAATTAATATTTCCCTTCAGAAAAATCATGATCTTATTGAAATCATGATAATGGAATTCATATATTTTTCGTTGTCGATCCAGAATATGAAACATTTTAAAATCATGATTCAGATACCCAACCTTCTCAAATTCCTTCAATCTCATCATCCCTCTCAGTAAGCAATAACCGGTACTTAATTTTATTTTATAGCATTATATGCAATATTTAAAGCATTATATCTATATTTTTATAAAATAATGTCCTGTATAATGGTATTACAACGATAGAATTGAATCATATAGGAGGTTTTCATATGCAGCCCAGCGGTGTTTGGTTACCAATAATCACTCCTTTTCAGAATGGGAGAATCGACTATAAATCCTACAAAAGAATGATTAATCACTATGTAGAGAAAGGGATTAGCGGTATTATTCCTCTAGGTACAACCGGAGAAGTTCCCACCTTAAGTGATTTTGAATTCGAAGAAATGATTGAGAAAACCATGGAATATGTCAACGGAAGACTTCCCGTATATGTAGGCGTTGGAGGAAACTATACCGCGAAAGTAATTAAGAAAATAAAAATAGCTGAATATTATGATATACAGGGTATTCTTTCAGTATGCCCATACTATAACCGTCCTAATCAACAGGGTATATTCGAGCATTTTAAAAGTATAGCAGATGAGACTTATCTAAATATTATTCTATATAATATACCATACCGAACCGGTGTGAATATCGAAAATGAAACAGTGCATCGCTTAGCCGAGTGCAAAAACATTATCGGTATTAAGGATGCCAGTGGAGATATGAAGCAGACTATGGCACTCCTCATGAACCCACCAAAGGATTTCTCCGTATTAACAGGTGAAGATATCCTATTCTATCTAACTCTTACATTAGGCGGCCAGGGTGGCATTCTTGCATCCTCTCATTTAAAGACAGAATTATTTGTATCTGTATACAATCTGATAAAAGGAAACAACCAGGAAGCTGCCTTCAAGATATGGAAGGAGTTATATGAATTTATACCACTCTTATTCAAGGAACCCAATCCGGCTCCAATTAAGTACTGTCTCCATAAAAATGGTCTGATTGGATCCCCAGAGGTACGGCTTCCATTAACAGAAATTTCGGAGGCCTTAAAGAAACAGCTTAACCCCATATTGGATAAAAATATCAATACAAATATACTTCTGACAGCCGCTATGTAATGCCTCATATATTTAAGTAATGATAAAAGGATAGCAATCGTCTGTAACCGTTCTTTCCTCCTCTAGAAAGAGTTACAAAAGGATTGTTATCCTTTTATATTATTAAGGTCTTACTGTATATCCATACGAAAACCCGTAGCGGGTAGACCTGCATCATTAAAGAAATTGATGTTCGTCGGATTATCACACCATGCGTATCGAACCGATACCGGTGTATTCACTCTCTTTGAAGTCAAATACACACATCTTCCTTTTCTTATCGCAGAGGCTTCGTAAAAGCAACCATCCTCACCGGCTATTTCAAAATTCGTGAGAAGCTGCTCCTGCTTCGTATCTTCCAGATGTTGAAAACTGATTATTACACAGTTC
The nucleotide sequence above comes from Variimorphobacter saccharofermentans. Encoded proteins:
- a CDS encoding AraC family transcriptional regulator gives rise to the protein MKEFEKVGYLNHDFKMFHILDRQRKIYEFHYHDFNKIMIFLKGNINYTIEGKSYLLKPYDIVLVNAGEIHRPAVLDDSEYERIIIYVSTKFLDSYSEKDSDLNNCFERAKNEHSNVLRVTSLDKSKLYQVCKELEYSFSDNAFAKELYQKILFLEFMIQLNRTVISNHINYLDASLGNSKLLHMIEYINENITRDITIDHLSEHFFLNRYYLMHYFKEETGYTIGNYITEKRLLLAKNLLRNGCTVTEACFQSGFKNYSTFSRAFKKAYSTIPKNAQYLD
- the dapA gene encoding 4-hydroxy-tetrahydrodipicolinate synthase, with amino-acid sequence MQPSGVWLPIITPFQNGRIDYKSYKRMINHYVEKGISGIIPLGTTGEVPTLSDFEFEEMIEKTMEYVNGRLPVYVGVGGNYTAKVIKKIKIAEYYDIQGILSVCPYYNRPNQQGIFEHFKSIADETYLNIILYNIPYRTGVNIENETVHRLAECKNIIGIKDASGDMKQTMALLMNPPKDFSVLTGEDILFYLTLTLGGQGGILASSHLKTELFVSVYNLIKGNNQEAAFKIWKELYEFIPLLFKEPNPAPIKYCLHKNGLIGSPEVRLPLTEISEALKKQLNPILDKNINTNILLTAAM